The Ananas comosus cultivar F153 linkage group 2, ASM154086v1, whole genome shotgun sequence genome contains a region encoding:
- the LOC109724533 gene encoding uncharacterized protein LOC109724533, translating to MADGAVMTDVLAQGRAACYKARDAFYACLERESDKKPTEIATVGLLYPAECKKSRADFVANCRPTWVKHFDRQYCAKKRVQRLLDNDESRRGPISLPQPYTFKP from the exons ATGGCAGACGGCGCCGTCATGACGGACGTCCTCGCGCAAGGCCGCGCCGCCTGCTACAAG GCGCGGGACGCCTTCTACGCGTGCTTGGAGAGGGAGTCGGACAAGAAGCCCACCGAGATCGCCACCGTCGGCCTCCTCTACCCCGCCGAGTGCAAGAAGTCCCGCGCTGACTTCGTCGCCAACTGCCGCCCTACCTGG GTTAAGCATTTTGATCGGCAATACTGCGCCAAGAAGAGGGTCCAGCGGCTTCTCGACAACGATGAGTCCCGGAGAGGGCCCATCTCACTCCCCCAGCCATACACTTTCAAGCCCTAA